From one Allorhizobium ampelinum S4 genomic stretch:
- a CDS encoding ABC transporter permease: protein MFRFLLVRIASAIPVLFVLSVVTFAIIKAPPGDYSDYIRSQMINQGGASFEAADAQAQAYKIANGLDKPIPIQYINWITGIVTRGDFGHSLFYNKPVSEVVGERLPRTLALALVCHILASIIGITFGILAATRQYTWVDSLLSGISFLGMTVPRFLMALIIVYIMVFHFNATEINSFNSAKYGGAPWSFAKFLDLLQHVWPVIAIATFGGLAYNMRVMRGNLLDTLNAQYVETARAKGLSERQVILRHAVPNALHPLIMYQGVVLPYMLTGEIETAIIFALPTVGPAIVGSMWVGDVYVTATFMLVLSATLIVGNIIADMLLALLDPRVRLGGGAHA, encoded by the coding sequence ATGTTTAGATTTCTGCTTGTGCGCATAGCCTCTGCCATTCCTGTGCTGTTCGTTCTCAGCGTTGTCACCTTTGCCATCATCAAGGCCCCTCCGGGGGATTACAGCGACTACATCCGTTCCCAGATGATCAATCAAGGCGGCGCATCGTTTGAAGCCGCCGATGCGCAGGCGCAGGCCTATAAAATTGCCAATGGGTTGGATAAACCGATCCCCATCCAATACATCAACTGGATCACAGGCATTGTCACCCGTGGTGATTTTGGCCACAGCCTGTTCTACAACAAACCTGTGTCGGAAGTGGTGGGCGAGCGCTTGCCCCGGACATTGGCGCTGGCGCTGGTTTGCCATATCCTTGCCTCCATCATCGGCATCACCTTCGGAATTCTGGCCGCGACCCGGCAATATACCTGGGTGGATAGCCTGCTCTCGGGCATCTCGTTTCTCGGCATGACCGTGCCACGCTTTTTGATGGCGCTGATCATCGTCTACATCATGGTGTTCCATTTCAATGCTACGGAAATCAACAGTTTCAATTCCGCCAAATATGGTGGAGCGCCATGGTCCTTTGCCAAATTCCTCGACCTCTTGCAGCATGTATGGCCGGTGATTGCCATCGCCACCTTTGGCGGGCTGGCCTATAATATGCGGGTCATGCGCGGCAATCTGCTGGATACGCTGAACGCGCAATATGTCGAAACCGCCCGCGCCAAGGGCCTCAGCGAGCGACAGGTGATCTTGCGCCATGCGGTGCCAAATGCGCTGCATCCGCTGATCATGTATCAGGGCGTGGTACTGCCCTATATGCTCACCGGCGAGATTGAAACGGCCATTATTTTTGCCCTGCCAACCGTTGGTCCAGCCATTGTTGGCTCCATGTGGGTGGGCGATGTCTATGTCACGGCAACCTTCATGCTGGTTTTGTCGGCCACGTTGATTGTGGGCAATATCATTGCCGACATGCTGCTCGCACTTCTTGATCCACGGGTAAGATTGGGCGGAGGAGCACACGCATGA
- a CDS encoding alpha-glucosidase/alpha-galactosidase has protein sequence MSSFKIAIIGAGSVGFTKKLFADLLSVPEFHDVEFALTDISQHNLDMIKTILDRIVEANRLPAKVTASTDRRDAISGARYIISCVRVGGLGAYADDISIPLKYGVDQCVGDTICAGGILYGQRNIPVILDFCKDIRELAEPGAKFLNYANPMAMNTWAAIEYGKVDTIGLCHGVQHGAEQIAEILGADPVELDYICSGINHQTWFVDVRVKGRKIGKQELIDAFEAHPVFSQQEKLRIDVLKRFGVYSTESNGHLSEYLPWYRKRPEEITRWIDMSDWIHGETGGYLRYSTETRNWFETEFPQFLESAGKPHDPAKRSNEHASHILEALETGRVYRGHFNVKNNGIITNLPLDAIIESPGFVDRFGINMVAGITLPEACAATCISSINVQRMSVHAAISGDIDLLKLAVLHDPLVGAICTPEEVWQMVDEMVVAQAEWLPQYAHAIPEAKERLSRGTVKTRDWKGVARRDVRSIDELRAEKEATKLKAAS, from the coding sequence ATGAGCAGCTTCAAGATCGCCATCATCGGGGCTGGCAGCGTCGGCTTTACCAAGAAACTTTTCGCCGACCTTTTGAGTGTGCCGGAGTTTCACGATGTGGAATTTGCGCTCACCGATATCAGCCAGCACAATCTTGATATGATCAAGACAATTCTGGATCGAATTGTCGAGGCAAACAGGCTTCCTGCCAAGGTGACGGCATCTACGGATCGCCGCGACGCCATTTCGGGTGCGCGCTATATTATCAGCTGCGTGCGCGTCGGCGGTCTTGGGGCCTATGCCGATGATATCAGTATTCCGCTGAAATATGGTGTCGATCAATGCGTGGGCGATACGATTTGCGCAGGCGGCATTCTCTATGGCCAGCGCAATATTCCGGTCATTCTGGATTTCTGCAAGGATATCCGTGAACTGGCCGAGCCGGGCGCGAAATTTCTCAACTATGCCAACCCCATGGCGATGAATACCTGGGCGGCGATTGAATATGGCAAGGTCGATACGATTGGGCTTTGCCATGGCGTGCAGCACGGTGCAGAGCAGATTGCCGAGATTTTGGGTGCCGATCCGGTTGAGCTGGATTACATTTGCTCCGGCATTAATCACCAGACATGGTTTGTCGATGTGCGCGTCAAGGGCCGCAAGATTGGCAAGCAGGAGCTGATCGATGCCTTTGAGGCCCATCCGGTGTTCTCGCAGCAGGAGAAGCTGCGTATCGATGTTTTGAAACGCTTCGGGGTCTATTCAACCGAGAGCAACGGCCATCTGTCGGAATATCTGCCTTGGTACCGCAAGCGGCCTGAAGAGATTACCCGTTGGATTGATATGTCCGACTGGATTCACGGCGAAACCGGTGGTTATCTGCGCTATTCCACTGAGACCCGCAACTGGTTTGAAACCGAGTTTCCGCAGTTTCTGGAAAGTGCGGGCAAGCCGCATGATCCGGCCAAGCGCTCCAATGAACATGCCAGCCATATTCTGGAAGCACTGGAAACCGGACGGGTCTATCGCGGCCATTTCAATGTGAAAAACAATGGCATCATCACCAATCTGCCGTTGGATGCCATTATTGAATCGCCCGGATTTGTCGATCGGTTCGGTATCAACATGGTAGCGGGTATCACCCTGCCGGAAGCCTGTGCGGCCACCTGCATTTCCTCCATCAATGTCCAGCGGATGTCAGTGCATGCGGCTATTTCGGGGGATATCGATCTTCTGAAACTCGCAGTGCTGCATGATCCGCTGGTGGGGGCGATCTGCACGCCGGAAGAAGTCTGGCAGATGGTGGATGAGATGGTGGTGGCCCAGGCTGAATGGCTACCGCAATATGCCCATGCCATTCCTGAAGCCAAAGAACGGCTGAGCCGAGGTACCGTCAAGACCCGCGATTGGAAGGGCGTTGCCCGGCGCGATGTGCGTTCCATTGATGAATTGAGGGCCGAAAAGGAAGCGACAAAGCTGAAGGCCGCAAGCTGA
- a CDS encoding response regulator transcription factor yields MRVLLVEDDEDLSGRIATALRSENFVVDIARNGEDALHAGLTELFDIAVLDLGLPKIDGVTVLKGWRESERNLPVLVLTARDGWPDKVSSFKAGADDFLAKPFKIEELVLRLRALVRRATGHASSRIQCGALMFDAQLGTFELNGLPVKLTALEWRVLSCLMLRKEMVVDRRELNERVYDGDAEVDSNSIEVIIARLRKKLGSEIIETVRGRGYMLTAPVQS; encoded by the coding sequence ATGCGCGTACTGCTCGTCGAAGACGATGAAGACCTGAGTGGCCGGATCGCCACTGCGCTCAGGTCGGAGAACTTCGTGGTCGACATCGCCCGCAATGGCGAGGACGCGCTCCATGCCGGACTGACCGAGTTGTTCGACATTGCCGTGCTTGATCTCGGGTTACCGAAGATCGATGGCGTCACGGTTCTAAAGGGGTGGCGCGAAAGCGAACGCAATCTCCCCGTCCTTGTCCTGACGGCGCGTGACGGCTGGCCGGACAAGGTATCGAGCTTCAAGGCCGGTGCCGACGACTTCCTTGCAAAGCCGTTCAAAATTGAAGAGCTGGTGCTGAGGCTGCGGGCCTTGGTGCGCCGGGCAACCGGCCATGCTTCTTCACGCATTCAATGTGGCGCACTGATGTTTGACGCCCAGCTTGGCACATTTGAGCTGAATGGACTTCCAGTCAAACTGACTGCGCTGGAATGGCGGGTCCTGTCATGCCTCATGCTCAGGAAGGAGATGGTTGTTGATCGGCGCGAGCTGAATGAGCGGGTTTACGACGGAGACGCTGAGGTGGATTCCAACTCCATCGAAGTCATCATCGCAAGGCTGCGCAAAAAGCTTGGTTCTGAAATTATCGAGACCGTCCGCGGTCGGGGCTATATGCTGACAGCGCCGGTGCAATCATGA
- a CDS encoding sensor histidine kinase produces the protein MTFPTLNRPKSIAGRLLIFSGVFVTLALVVASVVLWLALKTVIREQIDQRLDTQISALASAVVRDEGGRLTLSTPLDAPPFDRPGSGWYWQIESMGQQLTSRSLLGGTIDTPPLSQDFFQMITATPTPGEGHDHGKKLYLRQSTRDVGGAIMTITVSAPQAALADPAIRALLWLAPSMLLLGAVLMIGTLWQIRFGLRPLTSMAADIDAINRGERSRLPDMPIIELAPLASKTNALIEANDERLAATRIQFANLAHGLKTPVASLLLALDSGNDQDGSLRDLVAKIDNRIKHHLSAARRVMASANIVARTNVAQSIADVYGAISLIHADRGIIFQTEVADGLCVACDDKDVEEMFGNLIDNAFKWASEHVSVLAERDGPMVRISVEDDGPGIPLERLHTVLLPGVREDERVPGDGFGLTIVTEMAGLYGGSFELERLAPTGLRAVLALPAAKGSVQ, from the coding sequence ATGACGTTTCCTACGCTCAACCGCCCCAAATCAATTGCCGGACGACTGCTGATTTTCTCCGGCGTCTTCGTCACTCTGGCCCTCGTGGTGGCGTCTGTCGTTCTGTGGCTAGCGCTCAAAACCGTCATCCGCGAGCAGATCGATCAGCGCCTCGACACGCAGATCAGCGCCCTGGCCAGTGCGGTGGTGCGGGATGAAGGCGGTAGGCTCACGCTTTCCACACCGCTGGACGCGCCGCCGTTTGATCGCCCCGGATCAGGCTGGTATTGGCAGATCGAGAGCATGGGGCAGCAGCTCACCTCACGTTCGCTGTTGGGTGGAACCATAGACACTCCGCCACTAAGCCAAGATTTCTTCCAGATGATCACGGCCACGCCGACCCCCGGAGAGGGGCATGACCATGGAAAAAAGCTCTATTTGCGTCAGAGCACCCGTGATGTCGGTGGCGCCATCATGACGATTACAGTGTCCGCGCCTCAGGCAGCGCTCGCCGATCCTGCTATTCGCGCTTTGCTGTGGCTGGCACCCAGCATGCTGCTGTTGGGCGCTGTGCTGATGATCGGCACGCTCTGGCAGATCCGCTTTGGCCTTCGTCCCCTCACATCGATGGCAGCCGACATCGACGCCATCAACCGTGGAGAAAGGTCTCGGCTTCCCGATATGCCCATCATCGAACTCGCGCCACTGGCATCAAAGACCAATGCGCTGATTGAGGCCAATGACGAGAGACTGGCCGCAACACGCATTCAATTTGCCAATCTGGCGCACGGATTGAAGACACCCGTCGCCAGCCTGCTGCTGGCGCTTGATAGCGGCAACGATCAGGACGGTTCGCTGCGCGACCTCGTCGCTAAAATAGACAACAGGATCAAGCACCATCTCAGTGCCGCCCGTCGAGTGATGGCATCGGCAAACATAGTTGCGCGCACCAATGTGGCTCAGTCAATTGCCGACGTCTATGGCGCGATCAGCCTGATCCATGCGGATCGTGGCATCATCTTTCAAACCGAAGTTGCGGATGGATTGTGTGTCGCCTGCGACGACAAGGATGTCGAGGAGATGTTTGGCAACCTGATCGACAACGCCTTCAAGTGGGCATCGGAGCATGTTTCAGTTCTTGCTGAGCGGGATGGACCTATGGTGAGGATCAGCGTTGAAGACGATGGTCCCGGCATCCCGTTGGAGCGTCTCCATACAGTTCTACTGCCCGGTGTTCGGGAAGACGAACGGGTTCCTGGCGATGGTTTTGGTCTGACGATTGTAACGGAAATGGCTGGTCTCTATGGGGGATCGTTTGAACTAGAGCGGCTTGCCCCGACTGGCTTGCGTGCGGTGCTTGCACTTCCCGCCGCCAAAGGTTCCGTCCAATAA
- a CDS encoding ABC transporter ATP-binding protein produces the protein MANTTNALAPDQRHDHTSLLGTPIIDARQLAVSFKVEGGTVEAVKNVSFQLYRGETIAVVGESGSGKSVTARSIMGLLTKRATLSARSSIAYDGQNILKFSDRQRRALRGNRISMIFQEPMSSLNPVYTIGTQIAEAIRVHQKMSSKQAFARTLELLRQVQIPEPEARLNQYPHQLSGGQRQRIMIAMALANNPDVLIADEPTTALDVTVQAQILNLIRDLQKSLGMAVILITHDLTVVRQFSDYVYVMQNGEVKEHNTTTALFEHPQHPYTRHLLASEPKGTANPMPVDSTTILEGRDVRVSFMLKHGGFFKPQLKELVAVNSLSITLHRHETLGLVGESGSGKTTFGQALVKLMSVDSGKILFDGQAIENNSREQMRPLRSRIQVVFQDPFSSLNPRMSVGQIIEEGLIVNNIGTSRSERLDRVREALISAGMPGNILSRFPHEFSGGQRQRIAIARAVALEPEFILLDEPTSALDLSVQAQIIDLLRKLQDEKGLSYLFISHDLKVVRALCHRVAVMQHGQIVEQGPVEDILSHPKTAYTQRLVRAAFNVAT, from the coding sequence ATGGCAAACACCACCAATGCATTGGCACCTGATCAGAGGCACGATCACACCAGCCTTCTCGGCACGCCGATTATCGATGCCCGCCAACTGGCCGTCTCCTTCAAGGTGGAAGGCGGCACAGTCGAGGCGGTCAAGAATGTCTCTTTCCAGCTCTACAGAGGCGAAACCATTGCCGTTGTTGGCGAATCCGGTTCTGGAAAGTCGGTCACGGCCCGCAGCATCATGGGGCTGTTGACCAAGCGCGCCACCTTGTCGGCTCGTTCCAGCATTGCCTACGATGGGCAAAACATCCTGAAGTTTTCGGATCGGCAACGGCGAGCACTTCGCGGCAATCGCATCTCGATGATTTTTCAAGAGCCGATGAGCTCGCTCAATCCGGTCTACACCATCGGCACACAGATCGCAGAAGCCATCCGCGTGCACCAGAAAATGAGCAGCAAGCAAGCTTTTGCGCGCACATTGGAGCTGTTGCGTCAGGTGCAAATCCCGGAGCCGGAGGCCCGCCTCAACCAATATCCGCATCAATTGTCCGGCGGTCAGCGTCAGCGCATCATGATTGCCATGGCACTGGCCAACAACCCGGATGTGCTGATTGCCGATGAACCCACCACGGCGCTGGACGTGACCGTGCAGGCGCAGATTCTCAACCTGATCCGCGATTTGCAAAAAAGCCTAGGCATGGCGGTGATCCTGATCACCCATGATCTCACCGTCGTTCGGCAATTTTCAGACTATGTCTATGTGATGCAAAACGGCGAGGTGAAGGAACACAACACCACAACGGCGCTGTTTGAACATCCACAACATCCCTACACCCGCCATCTGCTGGCATCGGAACCAAAGGGCACGGCCAATCCCATGCCGGTCGACTCTACCACCATTCTGGAAGGGCGCGATGTGCGTGTGTCTTTCATGCTAAAGCATGGTGGCTTTTTCAAACCACAGTTGAAAGAGCTGGTCGCCGTCAACAGCCTTTCCATCACCCTGCATCGCCATGAAACGCTGGGTTTGGTGGGCGAGAGTGGTTCCGGCAAAACCACCTTTGGCCAAGCCCTTGTCAAACTGATGAGTGTTGATAGCGGCAAGATCCTGTTCGACGGCCAAGCCATAGAGAACAACAGCCGCGAACAAATGCGACCTTTGCGCTCGCGTATCCAGGTGGTGTTTCAAGACCCGTTTTCTTCACTCAACCCGCGCATGTCGGTAGGCCAGATCATTGAGGAAGGCTTGATCGTCAACAATATCGGCACAAGCCGCAGTGAGCGGCTGGACCGCGTGCGCGAGGCGCTGATCAGCGCCGGAATGCCCGGCAACATCCTGTCGCGGTTTCCGCATGAATTTTCCGGTGGCCAACGCCAGCGGATTGCCATTGCGCGGGCGGTGGCGCTGGAGCCGGAATTCATCCTGCTGGATGAGCCGACATCGGCGCTCGATTTATCCGTTCAAGCCCAGATCATCGACCTGTTGCGCAAGCTTCAGGATGAAAAGGGCCTGAGCTATCTCTTCATTTCCCATGATCTCAAGGTTGTCCGCGCGCTTTGCCACCGGGTTGCGGTGATGCAGCACGGGCAGATCGTTGAGCAAGGACCTGTTGAGGACATCCTCAGCCATCCCAAAACCGCCTACACCCAGCGGCTCGTCAGAGCTGCTTTCAACGTCGCCACATAA
- a CDS encoding AraC family transcriptional regulator, producing MGNSVLKMMIDAGPIMRTVSLPRGRHSLHTMPTSTGYEVRSDATYDWDGRKRGQTPFTVLQHTISGAGNLRYENSTYRVTPGQTLLVLVPHNHRYWLEPGGRWEFFWISMNGEEALRIHNAILTAMGPIFNLNQQTVEHLADCSQRLIAGGAETPGRASAIAYEAAMALYDDVFGSHPTLSAEYRTMQHVIDHISANLDQSLSVEQLAAVSGLSRAHFSRVFAASEGMPPAEFVLHKRLKRAVKLLTKGSHLSVKEISTMCGFEEPNYFSKVFRRHFGASPTEFRTTGMYSSILQGGVEAETKPARFHRPDVNE from the coding sequence ATGGGTAATTCTGTGCTAAAGATGATGATTGACGCTGGGCCGATCATGCGCACCGTTTCGCTGCCTCGGGGCCGCCATAGCCTGCATACCATGCCGACAAGCACAGGCTATGAAGTGCGCAGCGATGCCACCTATGACTGGGATGGCAGGAAGCGCGGGCAAACACCGTTTACCGTTCTTCAGCACACGATCTCGGGTGCTGGAAACCTGCGCTATGAAAACAGCACCTATCGGGTCACGCCGGGCCAGACATTGCTGGTCCTGGTGCCGCATAATCACCGTTATTGGCTGGAGCCCGGAGGACGCTGGGAGTTCTTCTGGATTTCGATGAATGGCGAGGAAGCGCTGCGAATCCATAATGCGATCCTCACGGCCATGGGACCTATTTTCAATCTGAACCAGCAGACCGTCGAGCATCTTGCCGATTGCAGCCAACGCCTCATTGCCGGGGGCGCGGAGACGCCGGGACGGGCCTCTGCAATCGCCTATGAGGCCGCCATGGCGCTTTATGACGATGTGTTTGGCTCACATCCGACCTTGAGCGCGGAATATCGCACAATGCAGCATGTCATCGATCATATTTCGGCCAATCTGGATCAGTCTCTCTCCGTTGAGCAACTGGCGGCAGTGTCTGGTCTCAGCCGAGCCCATTTTTCACGGGTCTTTGCTGCGAGCGAAGGCATGCCGCCAGCGGAATTCGTGCTGCATAAACGGCTGAAACGAGCAGTCAAACTGCTGACAAAGGGCTCGCATCTCTCCGTAAAGGAGATATCGACGATGTGCGGCTTCGAAGAGCCGAACTATTTCTCCAAGGTTTTCAGGCGGCATTTCGGAGCCAGTCCGACCGAGTTCAGAACGACCGGAATGTACTCAAGCATATTGCAGGGGGGCGTTGAGGCCGAGACAAAACCGGCTCGATTTCATAGGCCCGACGTGAACGAGTGA
- a CDS encoding ABC transporter permease codes for MKADVQTIAMSSPANNLHSNETYLALVWRRLRRSWTGMMGLVLVCLLMLMVVFAEFFAPVDPKLTGTAFAPPQTISITDQEGNLVWPRTYPLGESTALDPITFQPISGPDFENPVNLGFFVKGFSYNLFGLLPSDRHFFGATNGTPVNFLGTDKFGRDVLSRIFYGSRVSLMIALTVVFIVTVVGTTVGLVSGYYGGQFDTWMQRFVELVLAFPQLPLYLALTSLIPVTAPTNVFLGFVIVVMSALGWAQMSREVRGKTLALARIDYVRAAMAIGATDRRIILQHIFPNVMSHVIVSVTLAIPSVVLLESFLGFLGFAVKPPLISWGLMLQDTSTYSVIGSYPWILSPVAFVLITVFAFNALGDGLRDAVDPY; via the coding sequence ATGAAAGCCGATGTTCAAACCATAGCCATGTCCTCTCCCGCCAATAATTTACACAGCAACGAAACCTATCTGGCGCTGGTCTGGCGGCGTCTTCGGCGGTCATGGACCGGAATGATGGGCCTTGTGCTGGTCTGCCTGCTGATGCTGATGGTGGTGTTTGCCGAGTTTTTCGCTCCCGTTGATCCGAAGCTGACCGGCACAGCCTTTGCGCCACCGCAGACCATCAGCATCACCGACCAAGAAGGCAATCTCGTATGGCCCCGCACCTATCCACTGGGGGAAAGCACGGCGCTTGACCCTATTACCTTCCAACCTATTTCTGGGCCAGACTTTGAAAACCCCGTCAACCTTGGCTTTTTCGTCAAGGGTTTCAGCTATAACCTGTTCGGTCTTTTGCCCAGTGATCGCCATTTCTTCGGTGCAACGAATGGCACACCGGTGAATTTTCTTGGCACCGATAAATTTGGCCGCGATGTGCTGTCACGTATCTTTTACGGCTCCCGCGTATCCTTGATGATTGCCTTGACGGTTGTGTTTATCGTTACCGTGGTGGGTACAACGGTCGGCTTGGTTTCCGGTTATTATGGCGGCCAATTCGATACATGGATGCAGCGCTTTGTAGAGCTGGTTCTGGCCTTCCCGCAATTGCCCCTCTATCTGGCGCTGACTTCGCTGATCCCGGTCACAGCTCCCACCAATGTGTTTCTGGGCTTTGTCATCGTTGTCATGTCGGCGCTGGGTTGGGCGCAGATGTCGCGCGAAGTGCGCGGCAAAACACTGGCGCTGGCCCGCATTGACTATGTGCGGGCCGCCATGGCCATCGGGGCCACGGATCGGCGCATCATCCTTCAGCATATTTTTCCCAATGTGATGAGCCATGTCATTGTGTCCGTCACACTGGCCATTCCAAGCGTAGTTCTGCTGGAATCCTTCCTTGGTTTTCTGGGTTTTGCGGTCAAGCCGCCGCTGATTTCCTGGGGCCTGATGTTGCAGGATACCTCGACCTATTCGGTCATTGGGTCCTATCCGTGGATCCTGTCTCCCGTGGCTTTCGTGCTGATCACCGTCTTTGCGTTCAATGCGCTGGGTGATGGGTTGCGCGATGCCGTTGACCCCTATTGA
- a CDS encoding ABC transporter substrate-binding protein: MKSVTHTAKTAALLLGVSVFAVAAFASEPTVVPEAPPFPGQGKITYVPRDSIEEFKALPSYSEPDWVTEKFVKTGKLPSVKERLPKEPLVFKTGNMPDGIGVYGDTLRHVIGGRPEGWNYSAGQTQGWGGIDIAMSECLTRTAPLFQVKADDVEPLPNLAKSWDWSADGHKLTMHLIEGAKWSDGVPFTSDDVMFYWNDNVLDRNVTPLNGATPETFGEGTTLKAIDDYTVEWTFKEAFPRQYLFAMAYGTFCPGPAHILKTKHPKYARDFTYDQYKNGFPPEYMNIPVMGAWVPVSYRPDDMIVLRRNPYYWKVDEQGHQLPYINELHYKLSTWADRDVQAIAGSGDLSNLEQPENFVESLKRAAQPSAPSRLAFGARLIGYNLRLNYSANGWGDPDARGQAVRELNRNPDFRKAITMALDRKKIGESLVKGPFTAIYPGGLSSGTSFYDRQSTIYYPFDLAGAKALLAKAGLKDTDGDGFVNFPAGVAGGQDVQIVLLSTSDYGTDRNLAEGVIGQMEKLGLKVVLNSLDGVKRDQANFGGRFDWMIRRNDPDMTSVVQNTAQLAPTGPRTSGHHRAGKDGTVDLMPYEKQLVAIVNRFIASQDNVERRDLMKQYQKIATENVDTIGLTEYPGALIINKRFSNVPVGAPIFMFNWAEDTIIRERMFVAADKQGDFELFKNQLPGKPGENKPLN, from the coding sequence ATGAAAAGCGTCACCCATACCGCAAAGACTGCTGCCCTGTTGCTGGGCGTGTCGGTTTTTGCTGTTGCAGCCTTTGCGTCTGAGCCCACCGTCGTGCCCGAAGCTCCTCCCTTTCCGGGACAAGGCAAGATCACCTATGTGCCACGGGATTCCATTGAAGAGTTCAAGGCTCTTCCGAGTTACAGCGAGCCGGATTGGGTGACGGAGAAATTCGTCAAAACTGGTAAACTGCCGTCGGTGAAGGAGCGCCTACCGAAAGAGCCACTGGTGTTCAAGACCGGCAATATGCCCGATGGCATCGGTGTCTATGGCGATACCTTGCGCCACGTGATTGGTGGCAGGCCCGAGGGCTGGAACTATTCGGCGGGCCAGACCCAAGGCTGGGGCGGTATCGACATTGCCATGTCGGAATGCCTCACCCGTACAGCCCCGCTGTTTCAGGTGAAGGCCGATGATGTCGAACCTTTGCCCAATCTGGCCAAGAGCTGGGATTGGTCTGCGGATGGACACAAGTTGACCATGCATCTGATTGAGGGCGCAAAATGGTCGGATGGCGTGCCGTTCACCTCCGATGATGTGATGTTCTACTGGAATGACAATGTTCTGGACAGAAATGTCACGCCCTTGAACGGCGCAACGCCGGAAACCTTTGGTGAAGGCACGACACTGAAGGCCATTGATGATTATACCGTCGAATGGACCTTCAAAGAGGCATTTCCACGGCAATATCTGTTCGCCATGGCTTACGGAACATTCTGCCCCGGCCCGGCCCATATCCTCAAAACCAAACACCCGAAATATGCCAGGGACTTCACCTATGATCAGTATAAAAACGGCTTTCCGCCTGAATATATGAACATTCCGGTGATGGGTGCCTGGGTGCCCGTGTCCTATCGTCCTGACGATATGATCGTGCTGCGCCGCAATCCCTATTACTGGAAGGTGGATGAGCAGGGGCATCAACTGCCTTATATCAATGAGCTTCACTACAAACTCTCCACATGGGCTGACCGCGATGTGCAGGCGATTGCAGGCTCCGGGGACCTGTCCAATCTTGAGCAGCCGGAGAATTTTGTCGAAAGCCTGAAGCGGGCAGCGCAGCCATCTGCCCCTTCCCGCCTTGCCTTTGGCGCGCGTCTGATCGGCTATAATCTGCGGCTCAACTATTCGGCCAATGGCTGGGGTGATCCCGATGCGCGCGGTCAGGCGGTGCGCGAGCTGAACCGCAATCCCGATTTCCGCAAAGCCATTACCATGGCACTGGATCGTAAGAAGATCGGGGAATCGCTGGTTAAGGGACCGTTCACCGCCATTTATCCGGGCGGATTGTCGTCAGGAACGAGCTTTTATGATCGCCAGTCAACGATCTATTATCCCTTCGATCTGGCCGGTGCCAAGGCACTTCTGGCCAAGGCCGGGCTGAAGGATACCGATGGCGACGGCTTCGTCAATTTCCCGGCGGGCGTGGCGGGTGGTCAGGATGTGCAGATCGTTCTGCTGTCCACTTCAGACTATGGAACCGATCGAAACCTTGCCGAAGGTGTGATTGGCCAGATGGAAAAGCTCGGCCTGAAAGTGGTGCTGAACTCACTGGATGGTGTCAAACGCGATCAAGCCAATTTTGGCGGCCGGTTCGATTGGATGATCCGCCGCAATGATCCCGACATGACATCCGTGGTGCAAAACACCGCCCAATTGGCGCCGACCGGACCACGCACCAGCGGGCATCACCGCGCGGGGAAGGACGGCACGGTTGATCTGATGCCCTATGAGAAGCAGCTGGTTGCCATCGTCAACAGGTTCATTGCGTCTCAGGACAATGTCGAGCGACGGGATTTAATGAAACAGTATCAGAAAATCGCCACTGAAAATGTCGATACCATCGGACTGACGGAATATCCGGGTGCGCTGATCATCAACAAGCGGTTCTCCAATGTTCCAGTCGGCGCTCCGATCTTCATGTTCAACTGGGCGGAAGACACCATCATCCGCGAACGCATGTTTGTGGCCGCAGACAAGCAGGGTGATTTTGAGCTGTTCAAAAACCAGCTTCCCGGCAAGCCGGGCGAAAACAAACCTCTCAACTGA